The Streptococcus sp. oral taxon 431 nucleotide sequence TAGCACACCGCAGACACCACTTGAGCAATATCATGCAAACTTGCCAAAGAGTTTGACGGACCTCATGACGCAAGGCAACGTGACGGAAGAAGAGCTCCAAAAAGTAGCTTACATCCGTGGGCACTTCCCGTTAGGAACGCCAATCGAAAACTTCCCTAATGATTATTGGGATATGATTGTGGCACATTGGCAGGCTACTATGGAAGTTATTCAAAATCAAGTACGAGCAGACCCTGAACTGCCCTTCACGATGTAGATTCTGGGAATTAGAAATCATAGCAAAATATAATAAGGAGTATCTATGAAAGATAAAACTATTAAAATTGATTTGTCAAAAATCGCAAATACAGCCCTACAAGAAAAGGTTGACAAAGAACTTGAAAAAGTCCTTGAGAATATTCTGGATCTCAATACAGAAGCTAAAGCGACTCGCAAGGTTACTATCATACTAACGATGTCAACAGACGATGAACGTACAGTCGTTAAGACAGGCATGGAAGTCAAATCTACTTTAGCACCGCAGAAAGGTGTTGCAACAACTGTTATTGTCGGTCGTGATGACACTGGTAAAATTCACGCAAATGAGCTCAAAAGTGGCATCCCTGGTCAGACATACTTTGATGACAACGGAGACATGCGGACCGATACTGGCGATCTCATCGAAAAAGTGGAACAACAGGAAAAATCTAAAATCATTGATTACAATCAAAAGAAAGCAGGTAACTAACCATGACAGAAAATATTAAAGATGCATTATCATACGCAGTCGAATTAGCAGGTAAAGAAAACAAAATCATTCGTTCAGAAACTGGGAAGGAATATTTTGACAGCGATGAATATGACTTACAGGAACTTAACCCTCGTAAGTACGCACCTATCCTTGAGCTTCAGACACTCAAAAGTCTAGTTGACTATCTCAAATCAGATAACGATCTCATCAGTGATCGTAAACTTGTAGTTGTCGTGGACAGTTACCAAAAAGTATCTGTATATGATCAAGTTGATTTTGAAAATGGTAAACGTCCTCAGCTCGTATCTGTAAAAGCAACTGTTCCAATTATTCCGTTCAGTAATTGGCGCGACCAGGAAGAATTCAATATTATGCTGCAGTCTATGTTCATCAATGATGCAGATCGCAATTTGGTTTTGGATTTTGCTAGCCATTTAAAAATCGAAAAAGGCGCAGAAGTACAGGATAATGGCATCAGTCAAATGGCGACAGTTCGCGATGGTGTAGCAAGCTTAGCACAAGCTAAGACTCCAAATCCAGTAACTTTGCGACCGTATCGTACCTTCAACGAAGTAGAACAGCCTGCTAGTCAATTCGTCTTCCGAATCAACAAGTTGGCGAATCTGGCACTTTTCGAAGCAGATGGTGGTAAATGGAAATTAGAAGCCGTCGAAAACATCGCAAATTATTTAAAAAATGAACTTGCTATCAACAAAAAAATTACTATTTTAGCTTAAAGGAGAAAACAACATGACACAACAATACAATAATTTTGAGCGTGAATTCGGATGGGAAGATGAAATCGTCCAAGATTCTTCATATGTACTTTTAGAACCCGGAGAATACTGGTTTACGGTAACTAAAATTGAACGTCAGCGACATATACCGAATCCGAATTCGAGAAGTAAAAATCCACTCCCTCCATGTAACAAAGCGGTTGTAACTTTGAGTATTTTGAATATGGAAGGAGATAAAAAGGAAATAACTTATAATTTATTCCTTCATTCTCGCACAGAAGGTATGTTATCTGCATTCTTTGGTGCAATTGGTTTAAAAAAACATGGAGAGCCTTTAAAAATGGACTGGAATGCAGCATTGAATTCTGTAGGGGTATGTAATGTAAAAAAAGCTATTTCTACCAATGGGAATGAATACAACGATATAGGCTTTATGGTATATGCAGATGAAGTTGATGTAACAAAACAACTAAATACTCGTCCTAATCTGCTTAACCAAAATAGTTATCCTCAAAATGGAAGTAACCAAAACTATCAGCAACCAGCCTACCAGCAACCACAGCAACCGAATTTTGCGCAACAACCACAACAGCCACAAGCTGGATACCAAGCTGGGCAGTTCTAGGAGGTAATGGATGCAATTAAGACCTTATCAACAGGAAGCACGGGAAGCTGTTCAAGCTGAATGGGCTAAAGGTCGCAAGCGCACGCTCTTAGTATTGCCTACAGGATGTGGAAAGACAATCGTCTTTTCCAAAATCATTGAAGACCAAGTGAAAGAGGGCAAGCGTGTGCTTGTCCTTGCTCATAGGTCTGAATTGTTAGAGCAGGCTAGCGATAAGCTCAAGACTGCGACAGGTCTCGGCACGGCTTTAGAGAAAGCAGAGAATACCTCTATCGGCTCTTGGTATCGGGTTGTAGTAGGATCGGTTCAGACTATGCAGAGAGAGAAGCGACTTAGTCAATTTCCTCCTGACTGGTTCGATACGATTGTCGTTGATGAAGCCCATCACGCTATTTCAGATGGTTATCAGCGCGTCCTTGGTTATTTTGAACAATCGAATGTACTGGGAGTGACTGCCACACCAGATCGTGGAGATATGAAGAACCTTGGCTCTTACTTCGATAGCTTGGCTTATGAGTATTCGCTAGTTCAAGCTATTCAAGAAGGATATCTATCTAAAATCAAGGCTCTAACAATTCCGCTTAGCTTGGATTTGACAAATGTCAGCATGTCAGCGGGCGATTTCAAGGCGAGCGATGTCGGGACGGCATTAGATCCATACCTGGAGCAGATAGCGGATGAAATGGTCAAGCAATGTGCAGACCGCAAAACGGTCGTATTCTTGCCTTTGGTAAAGACCTCGCAGAAGTTTCGCGACATCCTAAACTCAAAAGGTTTTCGTGCTGCTGAAGTCAACGGAGAGTCCAAGGACCGTACAGAAGTTTTAGAAGACTTCGAGAAAGATCGGTACAACGTTCTTTGCAATTCGATGTTATTAACAGAAGGCTGGGACTGCCCGTCAGTAGACTGCGTGGTCGTGTTGAGACCTACTAAAGTACGTGCTTTGTATAGCCAGATGGTAGGGCGTGGGACTCGCTTGCACCCAGGTAAAGAAGAATTACTCTTACTTGACTTCCTCTGGCACACGGAACGCCACGAGCTATGCCGACCAGCACACTTGATCTGCGAGACTCCAGAAGTTGCTCAGAAAATGGTTGAGAATATGGAAGAGCAAACCGGAGTCATGCTTGACCTTGAAGATATGGAAGTGAAGGCAGCAGAAGACGTAGTCGCTCAACGCGAGGAAGCCTTAGCTAAACAATTAGAAGAAATGCGTAAGCGTAAACGCAAGTTAGTCGATCCATTGCAATTCGAAATGTCTATCCATGCTGAAGATTTATCGAACTATGTGCCCAACTTCGGATGGGAGATGGCACCACCTAGCGACAAACAAATCAAAGCGCTTGAAAAATATGGAATCTTTACTGACGAAGTAGGTAATGCTGGAAAAGCCAATCTCTTGTTGGATAGATTGCACAAACGACAATCAGAAGGCTTGACGACTCCAAAGCAAATCCGCTTCCTGGAAGGCCGTGGATTCAAAGATGTCGGTATGTGGCAATTTGACCACGCTAAAAATATGATTGATCGCATTGCGGCCAACGGTTGGAGATTGCCAGCAGGCGTGCGACCAGCTGAATATGTACCGGGGTGATGTATGAAATCTCTTTTACGATATCCAGGGAGTAAATGGAATCTTGCTGGCAGGATTGTAGAACTATTGCCGAAGCACAAAACTTACTTAGAACCCTACTTCGGTAGTGGTGCGATACTGTTTACCAAACAGCCAAGCGCTATTGAGACAGTCAACGATCTAAATGATGATGTAGTCAATCTTTTTCAGGTGATACAACAGGAACCTGAAGCGCTGGCCGAAAAAATCTTTCTGACTCCTTACAGTAGAAGGATTTATGACAATGCTTGGGAAGTTCGGTCAGAGAATGAGATTGATAAAGCTCTGAATTTTGTCATACGTTCTGTTATGAGCCACGGCTTTCGAAATATTGAAAAATCTGGTTGGAAAATGGATATTAACGGCAGAGAACGAGCTTACGCAGTCAAACATTGGAATGATTTACCAGAGTTGGTCCAAGAAATGACATTGCGATTAAAGCAGGTTCAGATTGAATGTCGGCCAGCCATTGAACTAATAGAGAAATACAGTCGGGAAGATGTCTGTATGTATGTAGATCCTCCCTATGTTCTCAGTACGAGGACGAGAAAACAATATTCGGTAGAAATGGATGATTGTGACCACGAAGAGTTGTTAGAGGTTTTGAATCAATCCAAGGCCAATATTCTTCTGAGCGGATATGATAGCGACTTGTATAATAAACGTTTGTCGAATTGGGAAAGGGTGGAGTTCTCGGCGACTGCAGAGAAAGGGCTACCGAGAACAGAAATTCTTTGGATGAACTATCAACCAAAGAAGCAATTATTATTATTTTAAAGGAGAAAACAGTGGCAGAGAATGATTTTAACTTATTGCCGTTGCTGGATTACATCAATCCTGCCACGGTAGACTACCAGACTTGGGTGAATGTGGGTATGGCCCTTAAACACGAAGGATACACGGCGTCTGACTGGGATAACTGGTCGCAAAATGATAGTCGGTATAAGAAATTTGAATGCTTCAAGAAATGGGATACCTTCAACGAAGAAGCAGGAACGATTGTAACAGGTGCTACTATTACCCAGCTGGCAAAAGAAAATGGCTGGGTGTCGCAGTCTAGTTACGATAGTGAGAATGCTCATGAGCTAGGTTGGACAGATACAATTGACCGTGACTATCGCGTCATCGACAAGGACTGGATTGAAGGAAAGGAAATCCACGAGCCGACAATTTGGAATCCAGTTCAAGAAATTATCAAATACCTTGAAACGCTCTTTGAAGCAAGCGAAAATGTTGGGTACGTTACTGAATGTTATCCAAAGACTGACGACGAAACAGGTGAGATTGTCAAATGGCTGCCAACTAAGGGGGCTTACGACCGTACTGCTGGACAATTGATTGAAGCTCTTAGCAAATGTAATGGAGATATCGGTGCAGTGCTGGGTGACTACCACGAAGAAGCTGGCGCATGGGTTCGCTTCAATCCAATGGATGGAAAAGGCGCAAAAAATGAAAACGTAACAGATTTCAGATATGCCCTGGTCGAATCCGACAGCATGCCAATCGATAAACAAAACGCTATCTACAAAGAACTTGAATTGCCAATTGTTGCTCTGGTTCATAGTGGGAATAAATCGCTACATGCTATCGTTAAGGTAGATGCTAAGAATTACGAAGAGTATCGAAACCGTGTTGACTATCTTTATAAGATTTGTCAAAAAAACGGAATCATCGTCGACACGCAGAACCGAAACCCAAGTAGGCTATCTCGAATGCCAGGTTTTATCCGAAATGGCCAGAAGCAATTCTTGGTAGACACAAATATCGGCAAAACCGACTGGGATGAATGGTACCAATACATCGAAGACTTGAACGATGACCTGCCGGATCCCGAAGGATTGGCCGACAGCTGGGATAACTTGCCAGAATTGGCGCCTGAATTGATTAAGGGCGTCCTTCGTCAAGGCCACAAGATGCTGATTGCTGGACCGTCAAAAGCTGGCAAGTCATTCGTTTTGATTGAGATGTCGATTGCGATTGCTGAAGGCAAGAAGTGGCTTGGTTGGGATTGTACCCAAGGACGAGTATTGTATGTCAATCTGGAGCTAGACCGACCGTCTGCCTTACATCGTTTCCGTTATGTCTACCAAGCTATGGGATTGCTACCTAAAAATATCCAAAATATCGATATCTGGAATCTTCGTGGGAAGACCGTACCGATGGATAAGTTAGCACCTAAGCTCATTCGCCGAGCTTTGAAAAAGAATTATATCGCAATCATCATTGATCCGATTTACAAGGTGCTTACTGGTGACGAGAATAGCGCAGACCAAATGGCACATTTTACCAATCAATTCGACAAAGTGGCCACAGAGTTAGGCTCTAGCGTTATCTATTGTCACCACCACTCGAAAGGCTCACAAGGTGGCAAGAAGTCTATGGACCGCGCCAGTGGTTCCGGTGTATTCGCTCGGGATCCTGACGCGCTTATCGACTTAGTAGAGTTGGAAGTGTCAGAAGAATTGCTTACTCAAAGGCTGAATCAAGCAGCGTGCGAAGTGTACAAACAAGCCTTGCAAGAGCGAAACAATGCCTATTACCAACAAAATGTAGGCTTAGACGATCTATTGAGTCCTGCGCAGATGCGGACACACTTTGAAAAAGGTATCGACGATGTAATGGCTCGGGCGCCTTATGTAGATAAGCTCGAAGAAGTACGCAAGCAAATCCAAATAGCTACTGCATGGCGTGTCGAAGGTACGCTTCGAGAGTTTGCTAAGTTCAAGCCGGTGAATATGTGGTTCAGTTATCCAGTACATGCGCTTGATGAATCTGGAGTGCTGGCAGATATACAATTGGAAGATGATAAACCAGGGTGGATGAAAGCTAAAGAAACTCGCAAAAAGAACGCGAAGGAAGATAAAAAACAAAAACTCATAGAGTTTGATGAAGCTATCGAAAATGCAAATTTTGGCGAGCCACCCTCGAAAGAAGACGTAGCTGAGTATTTAGGAATTTCTGTAAAAACAGTTACTCGCAGATTGAATTCGTCTAAAAAATATTGGTTCGACAAGAACTCAAATTCAATAAAAGAAAAAGGACAAGACCATAAAAACGTGGTCGTGTCCGAATAAGACAACACCATAAAATTATGGTCGTGTCCGAATAAGACAACACCATAAAATTATGGTCGTGTCCGAATAAGACAACACCATAAAATTATGGTCGTGTCCGGGACAGCCACCTATATATTATATATATAGATAATGTCCTGTCGTCCATCATGTCCATACCTGTATAGACAGGGTTGCTTAAAACGCACCCTGTCATATACAAGGATCATGGACTAAGCGCGAAATTTAAAAAAGAAAGGAAGTGCATTTTTAAAAATGTTAATTGAATTCTTTTTACCGATGCAAAAAATTCCAACAACAACTCACCAACAAAAAAAGGTAAATGTCCAATTTGGAAAACCAATCTTTTACGAGCCGACTGATTTAAAAAATGCCAGGATGAAATTCGAGAGCTTGCTCGCGCAGCATGTTCCTCCAAATAAAATCAAAGGAGCGATTCGTCTGACGGTCAAGTGGTGCTTCCCTCGTATCAAAAAAAGCTATGACGGCCAGTACAAGACCACAAAGCCAGATACGGACAATTTGCAGAAGTTGCTCAAGGATTGCATGACAAAACTTGGCTACTGGCAAGATGATGCCCAAGTGGCCAGCGAAATAGCAGAAAAGTTCTGGGCAGATACTGTCGGAATCTATATCAAGATTGAGGAATTGCCATGAAAATCAATTATATTGATTTCTTTAGCAGAGTTATTCCGGAATGGATGGCGCGCAGTAATCAGAAGAGCCAAGAGGTCGGTTTTGGCTCAGATGCTTACTGGCTATGGGCAGTGTCGTCAATCGGAGAAATTTGTAAACAATACAATGATGATGAGTTGGTGACGGAGCAGTTCAGTCTGCTCTTTAACTGGCTAGAAAAACAAGCAGGTTAAACTATGAAATATAGTAAACAGACGTTACTCGAAGGATACAAGCAATCAATCAGGAAAAACGAAGAGAAGATAATCGAGTATTCGAAGCCGTGCGATGCACGCAAGAGACGGATTAGAGCGCTTGAGCGCGATTTGTTGAGAAAGAAGAATGAAGAACTGAGACAGAAAGTGAAGGAGTTGGAAGATGAAAGTACAACGATTGATTGAGAAGTATAAAAGACTTGAAGGAGTATGGAATGCCGAAGGAGCAGAACTAGCTCGCCAAATTTTTCTACAAGACTTGGAACAACTAGACGAACCGCAACCAGTCAAAGTTCCGCCGTTTGTGGCGGATTGGTATGAAGAGAATAAGGATGATTTTGAAGGGAATTTGCTTCGATGTGTCCATAATATTACATCAATTTTTGACGGTGCTAAACTTAATGAGTTTGAAAAGTGGTTTCTAATTGTTGGCACAAAATCATTTCAGACTCTCGTCAACATGCACCAGTTTGGCTACGAGGTCGAGAAAGAGAAGCGGTATCGGATTTCCATGCCAAAAGCGAGAAATTACAAGAACCACGCTCAGATATTGTGTGAGAAAGATGGCAAAATGTTTTGGTGCGGTGAGTGGCATTCGTTTAGAGCTGAATTTACCAGTAAAGAACTAGAAGAAGCTGGTTTTGGCTGGGTATTCGATTGTCCGGGAATTGAGATTGAGGAGGTGGACGATTGACGATCAATATCAAACAACGACTAAAGGCCTTACAGTACATCGATATCAAAGCGAAGTCAAAGCACCAGGAAATTATCAGCCTGAAATCGAGCATCTTGCGAGGACAGCAGTTTAATAATATGCCAAAGTCAGAAAGCTCGTCTAATCGCTCCGAAGAATTGAACGTGCTGATTATTGATAAGTCAGAACAACTGTATCAGGAAATCCAAGAACTCTATCAAGAACGAGACGAGCTTGTGCAAGTGATTGAGTCATTGGACGACCCTGTAGAAAATATTATCATGCGTTTGTTGTACATTGATGGATTGTCGTGGAATCAAATTCAAGCTCAGCTACGTTGTGGGCGCGGAACGATTCATCGGGCTAGAGAGAGCGCTTTGAAAAAGATTTCTAAAAAATGGAACTAATGGAACTCTTTGGAATTTTAAAAGTGATATTATGGTATTGTCAGCAAGTACGATAAAACGGATTGATGACTCCTGTAATTTTTAAGGGCCTTGTGCCCTTTCTGGCGGCGATGGGCAAGTGGTTTTATCTCCTTTAATTTATAAACTTTTTTATTCGGTTCGACTCCGAACGCTGCCGTTAATATTGTATTTTATAACGAGGTATTTAAAATGAAGCAAGCAATGTTTAATAAATTGGAAGATGCAAAACAATTTGCGAAAACTGTAAAAGAATTGTTGTGTATCAAAGAACCTGTAATGATTAAGAATAAACTCACGTATGTTGTTGTTTATAAATAATCTAACGTAATTAACAAGCAAGGTAGTAGTCGCCTTGCATTTAAGAGTAAAAAGAGGCTTTTAGTGTAGCGGTAACACAACAGACTCCAAATCTGTTATCGTGGGTTCGATTCCTACAAAGCCTGTGAGAGGTCTTCATTAAGTCACACAAGCGTGTGGCTTTTTGTTATGTAGAAAATGGAGGTGATGGAAAATCGCTAAATTAACTTTAAAACAACAGAGATTCGCTGACGAGTACATCATCAGCGGAAATGCGACAGATGCAGCTATTAAGGCAGGGTATAGTTCTAAATATGCTAATACAAACGCATCTAAGTTACTACAAAATACTACAATCAAATCTTATATTGACGAAAGACTGACTCAACTTGCGTCTGAGAAGATTGCAACGCAGGAAGAGGTGCTCACTTACCTAACTTCAGTCATGCGAGGAGAAACGCAAGAACAAACCTTGATTAGTATTGGAGAATTAGGCCAGACGATTACAGATATCGATGTCGGAGCGAAGGATAGAATCAAGGCAGCTGAACTATTAGGGAAACGTCATAGGCTTTGGACAGACAAGGTAGAGGCTGATATTTCTGGAACGGTGGTGTTTGCGAATGAGTCAAACATACCAGATTAAACAGAACGATATTGTTGTTGACTTGCCTAAGATAGTGGGTAGTGGATACGGCCAGTTCTGGCGCTCGAGAAATCTCTATCGAGTAGTAAAAGGATCTCGTGGTTCGAAGAAGTCAAAGACTACGGCTCTTAACTTCATCACACGTATTTTGAAATATCCCTGGGCGAACTTACTTGTAGTACGCAGATACTCTAACACAAACAAGCAATCAACCTATACAGATTTTAAGTGGGCTGCTAATCAGTTAAAGGTTGCTCATAAATTCAAATTCAATGAATCCTTACCTGAGATAACTGTCAAAGAGACAGGGCAGAAGATTTTATTTCGTGGTTTGGACGATGAGTTAAAAATCACATCTATCACGGTTGATGTAGGCATCTTGTGCTGGGCATGGTTTGAAGAAGCGTATCAAATAGAGACTGAAGATAAGTTCAGTACTGTTGTTGAGTCAATCCGTGGTAGTTTAGACGTGCCTGATTTCTTTAAACAAATTACAGTCACGTTTAACCCGTGGAACGAGAGACACTGGCTTAAACGTGTCTTTTTTGATGAAGAGACTAAACGTGCTGACACGCTCTCGATGACGACTACCTATCGATGCAATGAGTGGTTGGATGAAGTCGATATCAAACGTTATGAGGATTTATATCACACGAACCCTAGACGGGCTAGAATCGTCTGTGATGGTGAGTGGGGCGTGGCTGAAGGTCTAATTTACAACAACGTGACTGTCAAGGACTTTGACAAAGATGAGTTGTTGCAAAATCCTGCTAACAAGTTATGTATCGGTCTTGACTTTGGTTTCACTCACGATCCAACTGCTTTGTGTTGCTCGTTGATAAATGACACAACAAAAGAGATACACATCTTTGACGAAGCATACAGAGTCGGATTGATAACTAAAGAAGTCGCTAAGATGATAAAGGATAAAGGGTATCATCGCTCGACAATCATCGCAGATAGTGCAGAGTCTCGTCTAATCGAAGAGCTCAGGTCAGAGCATGGCATATCTCGAATTAAAGAAAGTAGGAAAGGAAAGGATAGTATCATGGCAGGCGTGTCCAAATTACAAGGATACGCTATTTATGTGCATCCGAATTGTAAGCATATCATGGATGAATTTTATAGTTAC carries:
- a CDS encoding DEAD/DEAH box helicase; this translates as MQLRPYQQEAREAVQAEWAKGRKRTLLVLPTGCGKTIVFSKIIEDQVKEGKRVLVLAHRSELLEQASDKLKTATGLGTALEKAENTSIGSWYRVVVGSVQTMQREKRLSQFPPDWFDTIVVDEAHHAISDGYQRVLGYFEQSNVLGVTATPDRGDMKNLGSYFDSLAYEYSLVQAIQEGYLSKIKALTIPLSLDLTNVSMSAGDFKASDVGTALDPYLEQIADEMVKQCADRKTVVFLPLVKTSQKFRDILNSKGFRAAEVNGESKDRTEVLEDFEKDRYNVLCNSMLLTEGWDCPSVDCVVVLRPTKVRALYSQMVGRGTRLHPGKEELLLLDFLWHTERHELCRPAHLICETPEVAQKMVENMEEQTGVMLDLEDMEVKAAEDVVAQREEALAKQLEEMRKRKRKLVDPLQFEMSIHAEDLSNYVPNFGWEMAPPSDKQIKALEKYGIFTDEVGNAGKANLLLDRLHKRQSEGLTTPKQIRFLEGRGFKDVGMWQFDHAKNMIDRIAANGWRLPAGVRPAEYVPG
- a CDS encoding DNA adenine methylase, which codes for MKSLLRYPGSKWNLAGRIVELLPKHKTYLEPYFGSGAILFTKQPSAIETVNDLNDDVVNLFQVIQQEPEALAEKIFLTPYSRRIYDNAWEVRSENEIDKALNFVIRSVMSHGFRNIEKSGWKMDINGRERAYAVKHWNDLPELVQEMTLRLKQVQIECRPAIELIEKYSREDVCMYVDPPYVLSTRTRKQYSVEMDDCDHEELLEVLNQSKANILLSGYDSDLYNKRLSNWERVEFSATAEKGLPRTEILWMNYQPKKQLLLF
- a CDS encoding AAA family ATPase; the protein is MAENDFNLLPLLDYINPATVDYQTWVNVGMALKHEGYTASDWDNWSQNDSRYKKFECFKKWDTFNEEAGTIVTGATITQLAKENGWVSQSSYDSENAHELGWTDTIDRDYRVIDKDWIEGKEIHEPTIWNPVQEIIKYLETLFEASENVGYVTECYPKTDDETGEIVKWLPTKGAYDRTAGQLIEALSKCNGDIGAVLGDYHEEAGAWVRFNPMDGKGAKNENVTDFRYALVESDSMPIDKQNAIYKELELPIVALVHSGNKSLHAIVKVDAKNYEEYRNRVDYLYKICQKNGIIVDTQNRNPSRLSRMPGFIRNGQKQFLVDTNIGKTDWDEWYQYIEDLNDDLPDPEGLADSWDNLPELAPELIKGVLRQGHKMLIAGPSKAGKSFVLIEMSIAIAEGKKWLGWDCTQGRVLYVNLELDRPSALHRFRYVYQAMGLLPKNIQNIDIWNLRGKTVPMDKLAPKLIRRALKKNYIAIIIDPIYKVLTGDENSADQMAHFTNQFDKVATELGSSVIYCHHHSKGSQGGKKSMDRASGSGVFARDPDALIDLVELEVSEELLTQRLNQAACEVYKQALQERNNAYYQQNVGLDDLLSPAQMRTHFEKGIDDVMARAPYVDKLEEVRKQIQIATAWRVEGTLREFAKFKPVNMWFSYPVHALDESGVLADIQLEDDKPGWMKAKETRKKNAKEDKKQKLIEFDEAIENANFGEPPSKEDVAEYLGISVKTVTRRLNSSKKYWFDKNSNSIKEKGQDHKNVVVSE
- a CDS encoding RusA family crossover junction endodeoxyribonuclease yields the protein MLIEFFLPMQKIPTTTHQQKKVNVQFGKPIFYEPTDLKNARMKFESLLAQHVPPNKIKGAIRLTVKWCFPRIKKSYDGQYKTTKPDTDNLQKLLKDCMTKLGYWQDDAQVASEIAEKFWADTVGIYIKIEELP
- a CDS encoding DUF1642 domain-containing protein produces the protein MKVQRLIEKYKRLEGVWNAEGAELARQIFLQDLEQLDEPQPVKVPPFVADWYEENKDDFEGNLLRCVHNITSIFDGAKLNEFEKWFLIVGTKSFQTLVNMHQFGYEVEKEKRYRISMPKARNYKNHAQILCEKDGKMFWCGEWHSFRAEFTSKELEEAGFGWVFDCPGIEIEEVDD
- a CDS encoding DUF1492 domain-containing protein — translated: MTINIKQRLKALQYIDIKAKSKHQEIISLKSSILRGQQFNNMPKSESSSNRSEELNVLIIDKSEQLYQEIQELYQERDELVQVIESLDDPVENIIMRLLYIDGLSWNQIQAQLRCGRGTIHRARESALKKISKKWN
- a CDS encoding terminase small subunit is translated as MAKLTLKQQRFADEYIISGNATDAAIKAGYSSKYANTNASKLLQNTTIKSYIDERLTQLASEKIATQEEVLTYLTSVMRGETQEQTLISIGELGQTITDIDVGAKDRIKAAELLGKRHRLWTDKVEADISGTVVFANESNIPD
- a CDS encoding PBSX family phage terminase large subunit; its protein translation is MSQTYQIKQNDIVVDLPKIVGSGYGQFWRSRNLYRVVKGSRGSKKSKTTALNFITRILKYPWANLLVVRRYSNTNKQSTYTDFKWAANQLKVAHKFKFNESLPEITVKETGQKILFRGLDDELKITSITVDVGILCWAWFEEAYQIETEDKFSTVVESIRGSLDVPDFFKQITVTFNPWNERHWLKRVFFDEETKRADTLSMTTTYRCNEWLDEVDIKRYEDLYHTNPRRARIVCDGEWGVAEGLIYNNVTVKDFDKDELLQNPANKLCIGLDFGFTHDPTALCCSLINDTTKEIHIFDEAYRVGLITKEVAKMIKDKGYHRSTIIADSAESRLIEELRSEHGISRIKESRKGKDSIMAGVSKLQGYAIYVHPNCKHIMDEFYSYCYQRDKEGNWLNKPEDKNNHLMDALRYSLQCIEGVKATVRRRSDFGL